The nucleotide window TGCTCTCCTGAGGAACAAAGGTAAATAGAGCTATAGTTCCAGGTCATTATTCTTAGAGGACAGTTGTTGCTAAGTAGAGAGCCAGCCAACATTCTATCCCATTGTCCGCAGTAAACCTATTGATTTCTTCTTCTCCTAACCAACAACTCTTCTCTAAGCACTAGTGACTAGGCCATTTAGTCAATTTCCTCAAGTAGTTGGCCTGTTTTCATGGTTTCTtggctttttattatttttcactcttctaaattttattgttttttagtttCTTCTACTACTAGTTCAGTAGTTTGCTACGTCTtctaatttcttcttcttcgtataCTTTTCTCTGAGCTCCAAAACCACGAAGTAGCATAATAGCGTTGTTTCTTTTCATATTCAAGAACTTCATTCAAGTTCTTTTGCTACAAGTGTTAGTTATATTAAAATATTTGGAATGTTTTGATAGGTTATTTTTGAAAACGTCATTACAACAATGACATGCTATTGAAGTTCGCAGAAATCTTTTTATTATGgctaaaaaaaaggtaaattagtTAGCCTAAAGCTTCAGCCTGGCCGACTAAAAATTCATAGCTCCATCCCTAACACACGCGCCTACTCAATTCAGTAATAAGCAACAATGCGCTAGTTCTTCTATTCATGTCGATACTGTTGGACTTGTAATCAAAAATTTCCATGACAAAGAAGATCAATTTAACTAAAACAATAACCAAAAAGAACTGAAGTTGTAGTAGCAGGATAAACACGTTGCTAGTTCTTTGCACCAGTAACATTTAGGCATGCAATACATGTTTCTTCTTAGTCCTTATGCAGAGCATCTAGATCTTTTTAAACTGAATCGATTCACTAATTTTTCTTAAGTTTGCAGATGAAGAACCGTGTGGACCAGTGGCTTGCTCTGCCAAATTTTTCCACTCCATGGCCTTATTCTTCATACGCGTACCCTTCTCTCCCTCCATTAACTCTCTAACAAGCTTCTCAACATCATCTCTCTTTACATTTTTATCAATCTCCATATCAATGCCCCATTGTTTGCAAGTACAGTGACAGTTTGTTTGCTGATGAACAGCAAAGAATAGCCAACACCGCATAGGCACTCCTGCAGACGCACTTTCCATTGTCGAATTCCAACCATTGTGTGTCAAAAATCCTCCAACTGATGGATGGTTAAGGACTTGCTCTTGAGGGCACCAACTCGCTATTAGACTTCCTCCCTTAGTT belongs to Malus sylvestris chromosome 17, drMalSylv7.2, whole genome shotgun sequence and includes:
- the LOC126611789 gene encoding 7-deoxyloganetin glucosyltransferase-like, with the protein product MEIGEKKHECLEWLNDKAPNSVVYVNFGSIMVMPSEQLVEFGWGLANSKVSFFWVIRPDLVVGKSAILPPEFVGETKGGSLIASWCPQEQVLNHPSVGGFLTHNGWNSTMESASAGVPMRCWLFFAVHQQTNCHCTCKQWGIDMEIDKNVKRDDVEKLVRELMEGEKGTRMKNKAMEWKNLAEQATGPHGSSSANLRKISESIQFKKI